In Elephas maximus indicus isolate mEleMax1 chromosome 25, mEleMax1 primary haplotype, whole genome shotgun sequence, the genomic stretch TGCACATAGATACGGGGAAGGAAAGCAAAACTTACAGGTGATGTTAAACCCATCCCCTCAGCCACCCAACTTTTATCAATGTCtccaaagggagaaaaaaaagctgAATTTAACCGGAGAATCTGCATGTTAACCAAGTTTCCTGGAGCGTCTGATGGAGTCACCTATACGTGGGGCCTCCTAGTAACTACTGCTCCATCTCGGGGCAAGTGATTTAACGCCTCTCCAAGCCCCTGCTTCTTAGCTGTAAAATGGGTGTAATTACGGAAGATTCAGTTTAATAAAAGTCTGCAATGTGCTCAGCACAACACCAAACACTTAAGTGCTCAATACATTACAGTTGCCATCATTAGTACGacggaaatttttaaaaataaaacgttCTCTAAGACTTACTTGGAAATATACCAAAACATAAAGACTAATGAATGAATAGCAATATAGGTAGATATGTGATAAGACATAGTAAACGTTtgataataaaaagttaaaataatgaaaagttaAGGGTAAAGTGTTCCCTGTAAAACTCTctcaacttttctgtatgttgGAAAATGCTTAACTctggaaaaaaataatgcacTGTGGCATTCTTTCAGGGAGGAAGACAAGTTTTGTttgaacacaaaagaaaaaagcaacaaaatggGCGAGATCTCCTTCGACTCTGTCCCGCCTTTGGGCTGCGGGCCGTTAACAATGCTGCTTGAATGAACTCATCGAGGGCTGCTTGCGAAATAACAAATCCTCGAGCGCGAGGCCGGAGGCTGCCAAATCCGCGCAGGGGAAAGGGACGCGCCTCCAAGCTCCCCATCCCGCTTCCGTGCAGAGGAGGTGGGGTTGGAGCGAGCGCTGGAGGAAACGTGGCTCAGCCTTGCCGAGGGGGCTCAGGGCGGGCTCTGGCCAATATGCGCCTCATGTAAATACCTTTGGAGGGGCGGGGGAGAGAAGGGTCgaatttcaaaaaaaaacaaacccccctACAGCCCCGGGCGGGCGGGCGCGCGCGATGGGCGCTCTTAGGCTGCGGGAGCGAGTGGAGGATGCTGGGAAGGAGGTAAAATGGCCACCGGCGGCGGCacggaggaggagaggaagcggGGGCGGCCGCAGCTCCTGCCCCCGGCGCGGCCGGCTGCCCGGGGCGAGGAGCCCGAGGGCGGCCGCGAGAAGCTAGGCTGGGCCCAGGTGGTGAAGAACCTGGCCGAGAAGAAGGGCGAGTTCCGCGAGTCGCGGCCACCGCGGCGGGACGAAGAAAGCGGCGACGGCGCGCTCGGCGCCCCGGCCGGCTTGGCTGCCCCGGGCTTCGGTGACTTCCCCCCAGCTGGCCGCGGGGACCTGAAGGGCCGCCGGAAGGACCCCGCCGGCGAAGCGGCGGACCCCCGCAAGAAGAAAGGTACAGCCGAGGCGAGCCGGAGGAAGAAGAGCGAGACGGCAGCCATGGCGGCCCCGGCCAGACCCGGCACGGCCGAGGACGCGGCCGAGCGGCCCCACCAGGACGAGCAGGCGGCCGCGGCGGGCCCCGCGGCAGGCCCAGGCAAGGGTCGCTTCCTCGTGCGTATCTGTTTCCAGGGTGACGAGGGCTCCTGCCCGACCCGGGACTTCGTGGTGGGTGCGCTCATTCTGCGTTCCATCGGCATGGACCCGAGCGACATCTACGCGGTCATCCAGATTCCCGGCAGCCGCGAGTTCGACGTGAGCTTCCGCTCGGCGGAGAAGCTGGCACTGTTCCTACGCGTCTACGAGGAGAAGCGCGAGCAGGAGGACTGCTGGGAGAACTTCGTGGTGCTGGGGCGGAGCAAGTCCAGCTTGAAGACGCTCTTCATCCTCTTCCGGAATGAGACGGTGGACGTGGAGGACATCGTGACCTGGCTCAAGCGCCACTGCGATGTTCTGGCCGTGCCCGTGAAAGTGACCGACAGGTTTGGGATCTGGACCGGGGAGTACAAATGCGAGATCGAGCTGCGCCAGGGGGAGGGCGGGATCAGGCACCTGCCGGGGGCCTTCTTCCTGGGGGCCGAGAGGGGATACAGCTGGTACAAGGGGCAGCCCAAGACGTGCTTTAAGTGTGGTTCCCGGACCCACATGAGTGGCACTTGCACGCAGGACAGGTGCTTCAGGTGCGGGGAGGAGGGGCACCTGAGCCCTTACTGCCGGAAGGGCATCGTGTGTAACCTCTGTGGCAAGCGAGGACACGCTTTTGCCCAGTGCCCCAAAGCAGTTCACAACTCCGTGGCAGCTCAGCTCACCGGCGTGGCCGGGCACTGAAGACCCGCCAGCCTGCCAGCTGCCGGAGTGTACACACAGCCAGCTTACCCCTCTAAGtgccaaaacttttttttaaaccatttttttttatcatttttgaaGGACATCTTTTTAAACCTGCAAGAGACATCTCTTTGCCTTCTTAAGCCGAGTTTACTCCATTTCAGCCTTTTCTGAATTGGTGACCCTGAGTAATGACTGCCGAGAACTGTAATGTGCAGATATGtcgtcttttttctttttttaattttggttttgtttttatatttggttttttttttttaacttcaaccTCCCACCCCATaccttgtcttcttcctggatTGTCACCCTTTGGGCTGCCTTGCTCATCTTCATGCCCCAGCACTAGGTACGGGGCCCAGTACGTGGTAGGCACTCCATCAGTGTCGCTGAATTGAAACAATGTCGGCTGTGGCTTCTATCAGGATGTCTACCTTTTGCAGCTCTTCCCCTCTCGTTTTAATTTGCTGCTTCTAATCTACGTGGTCTGAGAATTTGTGAAACCAGTGTTGTTCGAAGTGTATGTAAATCTGATTCCGTAAGCTCTGAATGGTGGGAAAGGGCCTCTCTTAGGGCAAAAAATGCATGGACTTAATGACAGCTCTTTCAGAAGGTCGGAAGCCGTTTTTTATAGAATCATCAGAATCATGGAATTTAGAATTTTCATGCTGGTAAGAATCTGAGAGTTGGTTTAGACCCTTGGTTTTCCAGCAGgtgaaacagaggcccagagaggttaagtgactgggTCAAAATCACATTGCTGTCTGGTTCCAGAGCTGAGCCTAGAGTAGAGTTCCCTGACCCCAAGCCCGGTGCTCATCCCACTACCTCTCACACTTCACAACATGTTTTTCCATGTCACTTGAGGGCCCAGAACGTCTCTTCAGAATGGTGAGCCCAGAAGAATGCCTAGAAACCACCTGGGGGTTAGCAGGAACTTCCAAAAACACAGGAGATAGGGAAAGGGTCAAGGAACGTACTCCAGGGTGTACTCGTTCCATAGGGTACCACAACTGGAACaaagtttgccaggtcttttgtgAGAACCTTACCCTTCCTTCCCATCCAGTGTCAGCAGTGAGAAATGGGTGCTCCTGAGGAAGGAAGCCTACCAAAGGTTTACGTTTGCACCTTAGCCTCATAGCCAAGAACCCCCGAGAAGCTAGCTTAGCTGGAGCTCATCTGCAACCCCCTGACTCTCAGGAGAAAGACGGTTTTAACCCGGAATTATAAGTGAGTTAACGTTAAAATGTACCTGCAAAATAGGCCAAGCAAGAAGGCATGGGTCAACTTAGTGTTATCAAGTTAAAGTAGAGAAGATAGTACACTGCTTTTCTCttagtttttgtcttttgctttgttttgcctttttttttttttttctttttgtggcttagAATGTAAAATCGATTGTTAAAAGTTTGgttctgaataaatatttatcttttgtattgCTAATATTGCTGCTCTATTTCCTTTCCAAGTGCTAGATGAAcacctcttccttcccctcacaTTTCTGCAGGACCTGCCCAACCTGCCCAGGAATGCTAGTCAGACCCTAGTTCAGACTTCTACACACCATTTGTTACCCTGTCAATACGTGTCCCTGCCCCCGCTGGCCAACACTTAGCACCCACCTTGTTTTGCCGATTCCTCTGGAATGCTGCCTTAACCCAAAGAGTCACAATCACCTAGGACGCTTTTAAAACTGAAGCGTTCAGCCTAACCCAGCACCAGGGTGTCAGCATCACTGGAGTGAGTGAAAATACGTTAAGGAGCCCCAAGCAATTCTGATGGGCAGCCAGGTTTGAGACCCCAGTTCTGAATGGCACTAAGATGAATAAAACTGGCTCTGCCCCCAGGGAAATGATAAACCAGTTGAAAGGGGCGATAAGATGCCAGCCTCATCATCTTGAAGTTATTGTAAGCGCCATGAATGGGGGggtggagggtggagagatgtATTCTTGGATTTAGAAAAATAACTATCACAGTGCTAAGAGAGGAGGTGAGAAAGGGGGATCCAGGACACTTCCCGGAGACCTGACCCACTCCTTCCAGCCAGCCCTGGAGATTGGGCCCTATTCGGGGGGCTGAATACGATCAAGGTTCTTGACTCCCTCCAGTGCCCTGCGAACCCCAGACAAAATCCTCTGAAGGATCTTCCAGCTCGGAGATGTTGAGAGGATCCGATCCTAAGAATTAAGGTTTTCCAGCGTATTGAGTCAGTAACTCAGTGATTTCAGGCTATATCCGGAGCTGATCCGTGGAGCTGTGGCCTGGTGGGAGCCAGCTCAGCCCCGCCTTCCTGTCTCCCACAGCAACCATTCCTTTCCCGGCTCGcccctttcctcctttctccccttccccctcACCTCTCTTCCTCGGTCTGCGGtttccctccctctttttttttttttagagg encodes the following:
- the ZCCHC3 gene encoding zinc finger CCHC domain-containing protein 3; amino-acid sequence: MATGGGTEEERKRGRPQLLPPARPAARGEEPEGGREKLGWAQVVKNLAEKKGEFRESRPPRRDEESGDGALGAPAGLAAPGFGDFPPAGRGDLKGRRKDPAGEAADPRKKKGTAEASRRKKSETAAMAAPARPGTAEDAAERPHQDEQAAAAGPAAGPGKGRFLVRICFQGDEGSCPTRDFVVGALILRSIGMDPSDIYAVIQIPGSREFDVSFRSAEKLALFLRVYEEKREQEDCWENFVVLGRSKSSLKTLFILFRNETVDVEDIVTWLKRHCDVLAVPVKVTDRFGIWTGEYKCEIELRQGEGGIRHLPGAFFLGAERGYSWYKGQPKTCFKCGSRTHMSGTCTQDRCFRCGEEGHLSPYCRKGIVCNLCGKRGHAFAQCPKAVHNSVAAQLTGVAGH